The nucleotide window CCTTCAAGACGACCTGCGACGTGACCCGGAAGCCAACCTGCTATCAAACTTCCCGAAGAACTATACTCGCCGAATTACAATGGCGCTTGGAGCGAAAGCCGCGTTAAAGGAGAAACAAGAGCCTGAGGTGAAGGCGCCTGAGTTCAGAGAATGTCACCTCGACCGTGCAGAGACTGCCACAGTCATTTATCCGTTATCCGATGAAGTTATTGCTTTGCTTGCAGGATGTTCACGACCGGACGCGGATCAATTTTCGCTCGGTGATGAGAAATCGCTCGTATCATCCTTGCGAACGCTGCTTTGGAACTCACCACAACTCTGGCAGAGTTCTGTAAGAGGCATGGTGGTTAAGTGCAACGAAAACGTTATTGCCAAGGTCATAAATGGGAATAGGGATTACACGGAGTACACTAGCATGCAATTTCTTGAGAAGCGGGCGCCCCAAATTCCTGCTCCGAGGCCCCATGGGCTGGTAGCATTTGGCCCTTTTCGTGTGATATTCATGTCATATGTTCCCGACATGACTTTGACCCAAGCATGGCCTAACCTGTCACATGAGAACAAGCTTTCAATCCAGCGCCAGCTTGATGATATATTTCGCAGTCTAAGACAGATTCGACAGAAAGAGGGTACTAGTACACTTGGTGGAACTTGTGGAGAGGGAGTCAAGGAGCTAACGGTCGACGAATGCGCCCTATTCAAAGGCATCACGACAACAAAAGAGTACAGTGATCTACAATTTTCGGCTCGTCATCATGGAAGTTCCACTTATGTTGGACTTCTGCGCTCTTTCCTGGAACATGACACCTCAACACTGGCACATGAATCGGTGTTCACCCATGGCGATGTGCGAACTGATAATATAATGGTGAAGCAAGATCCCGGTTCTAGCGGCCAATATATTGTCACTGGAATCATTGACTGGGAGGACAGTGGCTTCTATCCGTTCTATTATGAGTGCACTGCGCTGACACGTACTATGAGCCTGGTGGACGAAAATGATTGGTATCTGTTTCTGCCGCAGAGCATTTCACCGTCGAACTTTCCTGTGCGTTGGCTGGTTGATCGGCTTTGGCATATACATTTACGGACTACATAAGTCACGTCGCGACTTAGGATCAAGGCTTGACTAGATGTACCCTTATCTTGAGCGTACAAGGTAGACGTTTTGAATAGCAAGTCACGTCCATCTAATTTAGTGTGatgaagggaagagaagagcatCGGCTCCATATATCTACCGGTGAAAATTTTCTATAGTATAAGACAGAACGATGTTCACTTCCGTATGGAGGGATGAGAATAGATTGGCTCGACTGACCGTAGACTCCGCCAAGGACAAGGGGTTATCTCCCCAATGATTACGGGGAAGAattggagaggatgggaatATGGAAATATACCTCGGCGTTTACGTCTTCCTCAGCCTCTAGATGTAGTCCTTATGGTTGCTGCTTGCTGGTATATCTCCAAAGTGTGTTCAAGTATTAAGGGATAACGGGAATAGGCTTGTCTTTGTCAGGATTGTCTCAAAGTCGGCGCTGCGACTTCATGATGACCTTCTAAAGAGTACCATGCGGTAAGTCACTGTTATTCGGACTGGGTAAGTGAATAGCAGCTGCAATGAATAATACCCGGTAAGGGTATCCGGTATACTTCACTCGAGATTGTAAGTGAATACAGTAATTCTCAGCCACATAAATAAACACCAGTCGCGCTTTCCCCATTGGAATTATCCAACTCTTCCCACCACACCCTCAGCTCAACTCAACTACTCCCTGACTATATCTCTATATCTCACCAAGAGCTCAAAAAATGCCAGCAGCAGAGTCCATgtccccctcctccgtccccCACGAATTCTGCATCAGCGAAGACCTATCCGAACTACAACCTAACCAAAAACCACCCCCGTCCCTGCGCGAAGCAAGACTACCCCTATTACGCCCGCTTGAAAAAGCCGACATTCTTGAATTATGCATCCAGTCACCGTCCATTCACATCGGTGACTACAACTCTATGGTTGAGGCTCAAGAACGAAATCTCGATTTGCAACCCCTCTCCAAGTTATGGAGgcaggagatgatgaatctGCCCCCTTTCGCTAAGATCATATTCGATCTGACATTGCCACTAcgggaggacgaagatgccaTCGTTTGGGATATAGGCAAGCGCAGAGAAGGATGTTTTATCGTCGGTGTCAGAGAAGTCATGCATATTGCTACCACTATTGCTTTGACAACGAGAGTGCGCTTGAAGGGTGAGGCGGTTTCTTTTGATCTTGATTACGAGGATCTTGATCTTGTTTATGATGATGGGAGTGATGAAGTCGTGTCTTGGCGTCTAGATGCGCTGCGGGAGGAGATTAGGGCGTTGGGTACGGCGAAGTCTAATGAGGTGAAAGGGGAGAGTGGGGGTGCTGGTGTGGGCGTGGGTGGACAATCTTCGGATGGATCTGTTCATGGTTTGGATGTTGAGGTTGGACGGACTTGATAGCACAGTGTGAGTTGTGGTCGGAAGATTTTCGAGGCAGGTCCGGATCATGGGTCCATAGGTAACATGCGTTGAAGTCAAGATAGTTAGGATTGGTGGTCAACAGCTGGCAAACGTGCTGTGGTTGGTATCGTTAGGCTGGATGTTTGGAGGCCAAGCATTAGTGGAAGTTTAGTGAATAGCTGTCCCTACTTCTTAAAGTCCTAAAGTGTTTTTTTGTGGTTCCTCATTAGTTAACCCTAGCGATTAACTTACAGGGAAGTAACCATAATTACGAATGCCAATCATCCAGCGAACTATCGAATGAGAACTATATTGTGAAGTGCTAGGACCTGCTGTTGGGGCTTTGCTGATACTAGTAAGTGTTCATAGTAGTGCATATGTCAATATGTACTCACTATTGACATGAGCATTCAAACAGCAGTAGATTGAGAAGTACAAGTGCCCGGATTCAGTAGTTCATTCGCACGATTGGTCTGACACTACAGCAAGGTGGAAAGTAATACTATCATGATGGCTGTTTCATTTTTGACCTCTCTGGCTGGTACCCTGAGTTATATATGAATAGAAATTGACAATACCATATTATCTAAACTCCACGTATT belongs to Aspergillus luchuensis IFO 4308 DNA, chromosome 3, nearly complete sequence and includes:
- a CDS encoding aminoglycoside phosphotransferase family protein (COG:S;~EggNog:ENOG410PVPZ;~InterPro:IPR011009,IPR002575;~PFAM:PF01636;~antiSMASH:Cluster_3.4) translates to MSSTSLHSDKMGSVPAPVSLSHPDAAHWNRELMLEFQAILEKDPAADLMSMFSEAYLREHQKVLDSQLSYAGLINRRVLSGLQDDLRRDPEANLLSNFPKNYTRRITMALGAKAALKEKQEPEVKAPEFRECHLDRAETATVIYPLSDEVIALLAGCSRPDADQFSLGDEKSLVSSLRTLLWNSPQLWQSSVRGMVVKCNENVIAKVINGNRDYTEYTSMQFLEKRAPQIPAPRPHGLVAFGPFRVIFMSYVPDMTLTQAWPNLSHENKLSIQRQLDDIFRSLRQIRQKEGTSTLGGTCGEGVKELTVDECALFKGITTTKEYSDLQFSARHHGSSTYVGLLRSFLEHDTSTLAHESVFTHGDVRTDNIMVKQDPGSSGQYIVTGIIDWEDSGFYPFYYECTALTRTMSLVDENDWYLFLPQSISPSNFPVRWLVDRLWHIHLRTT
- a CDS encoding uncharacterized protein (COG:S;~EggNog:ENOG410Q2IR;~antiSMASH:Cluster_3.4), with protein sequence MPAAESMSPSSVPHEFCISEDLSELQPNQKPPPSLREARLPLLRPLEKADILELCIQSPSIHIGDYNSMVEAQERNLDLQPLSKLWRQEMMNLPPFAKIIFDLTLPLREDEDAIVWDIGKRREGCFIVGVREVMHIATTIALTTRVRLKGEAVSFDLDYEDLDLVYDDGSDEVVSWRLDALREEIRALGTAKSNEVKGESGGAGVGVGGQSSDGSVHGLDVEVGRT